In Acanthopagrus latus isolate v.2019 chromosome 6, fAcaLat1.1, whole genome shotgun sequence, the genomic window ctgtgtttcGTTTAATTTAtagagaggttgttttgtctccacagagtagacagagaggaggaaacagaaaatttaaCATCATCATTCCTTATGTCGTGAAAATATCTGAGAAATTCAGGAGGAtctcaaaaaaacatcatatccCACCTCACTTAAAACCTACCAGCaaactgaggcagaaacttgtccatcctgaggacaaaacacccaggcataAACAGAGTAATGTAGTGTATGTACCCAGATTTGTACattggggagacaaaacaacttcTCTATAAACAAATGGACtaacacaggagggccaactcctcagttAGCAGTTAACAGCAGTATTTCCCCTATAGGCAGCACAccactgctgctgacatgtaaccgccactgatttttttctttttttttacgaaaggagaggaggaaaagtaGGGAAGAGAGAAGTGGGGATGGCTGCTTTTTATCTCACAGTTAGCCTATATTATTTTGCGCTACAAACACATCAGATATCTACAGGTCAATTAACACACCTGCaagtaaaagcagaaaagagaggaTGCCTTCTTATAACTTTGGAAACATAACATAATATATCAATTTGAACTGTCACATGCCGTCAATAAAGCttagttgtatttttcttgtcacTGATACTTCATAACCTGACCCGTCCACACACAAGTAAAGCATTAATCATACGTATAAGGAATTTAGGGCTCACCTCATTATGTCAGTTTAAAGCTTATAACAAGACTGTTTAGCTGAAGCAAGCAATGTTCAACACAGATTCAGATGTATCATTCATATAGAAAAGTGAAGAAAACTGTCCAACTTCATCCTCACGTGCATTGTAAATAACAGcaaacacagttttgtgtttttgtggaataacaaagtgtgtttgattaaaaaattaGCAACTGATTAGGTTTAGAATACACATACAAGGAATcactaaaatgctaaaaaattGCTTAAAAGTATTTGAAGTACAGCCGGATTTCACAAGGTCTCATGAATTGAATAGAAGTTTTAACGGTCATTTTTTAATACTtaaatccatgacatgaactgggaaACGTTTGGGTTAGTTGGGATTAGTTGCTTCCTCATTATctgttctcttttctccccAATCCCATCCCATTTTATTTACCCCATTTGCTGGCTGTAGACCATGCTGCTCCAGATGTGGTATCCCATCACAGTAGCTACCATATCCAGGGAGTTTAAGAAGATCCTGGCCAAGCACCTGAAGGCCACCTCAGGGAGCCTGGAAGGCCTGGACTTGAAACTGCATGACTTTGGCTACAGAGGAGTCTCCTCACAGGAGGTCAGGAATACTTTATTTGATAAGAAACCAGtatttaaaatgagaaaatctTAGAAAGCAGAGCTATTCCAGTTTCTTATTTTGACCATTGCACCttgctgctgttgatgttgtGCTGTATAGACATTGTTGACACCTTGCAGAATAATTTCTACATAAGCAAAATACAGCAAAAGATATGTTGTGTCATGCCAATGTTATCAAATCATTTTATGATGTGATTTTATGAATGGTTAGGTTAAAAAGCATCAATGAAAGTCTTAGGGAATGTCTTATATAAAAAGCATGAAGCTCTTGTACAAGAGAGATGGTggatgtgttttattgtaagATGACTGTAAAATGATACTGTCATCggtttcactttaaattgaGTGTGTTTATGATAATATGAAGGCAGACTAGTGTCAGTGCAGGGGCAACGGAATGTGTGCCTGCATCTTTTATAGTAGAGCAGTTCAGTACACAAATGACTAGTTCTTTATTGCTTATTCTCCAAGCAGAACTGAATGTACAATATCATTAATGTCACTGACAGAAACGGTAGCTTTTAGTATTGGTGTTCTTCTCACATGGTAGTAAAAGAAGGTCAGGTCATCAGGTCAGCTTGGCCCTGGTAGCCATCAGAGCCAGCATTTGTCAAGAATATTTCTCTGCAAttactgaaattaaaatgactgGATTGAAGAAGATTAACTCAAAGACACAGTTTGAATCAGCAGTGATTGACAATGTCACCTCTACTCCTTAGTCCGCAGCATTAGGTGGAGCAGCTCACCTGGTGAatttctgcagcacagacacagtaGCTGGGCTGTTAATGGCTCAGAGGTACTATGGCTGTCCAATGGCTGGCTTCTCCattccagcagcagagcacagGTAAAGTACATGCGCACACAGATGTATAAATCATGGATTATACTgtgtacataaataaatgtagttcaTGGGCACTTCATAATTAATAACCAAGTAGAAAAAGATCCTGTTTGcaaccatttttattttatttcagcttttgcTATTGAATTAATGTCTGTACATCTGCACAGTTGATTTGTAAGCTTTGAGAAAACTGTAACACCATCAGGAGTTGTATCTTCAAATATTACTATATAGAACTAGAATAAATATCTAGGCTACCATAAGACTTTACTCAAGTTCTTTACTCCCTTCTTGTTATCCAGTACCATCATCTCCTgggggaggagcagggagaaggaggcGTTTGAACAAATCTTGGACCAGTTCTCCTCAGGGCCAGTGTCAGTGGTCAGTGACAGTTATGACATCTTTAACGCCTGTAAACACATCTGGGGTGACAAGCTGAAGGAGCGAGTCATGGAGCGCAGCCAGGACTCATGTCTAGTCATCCGGCCAGACTCTGGAGACCCTGCAGAGACCCTTATTGAGGTAAATATCAGTGCCTCAATAGTCAGTACTGGGCAACTTCAACGCTTGACTTGAATTTTAATCTTCCAAATATTTTTAAACTACTAATAAagttgagagaaaaaataagtgTGTATACTACTACTACCATGGCAAAACTATTTGGGAACCACTGATTTAGTCAATATTAGAGATTCTTTAGGTCATGAGCAGTTGTTACCTCCATCAAGGAGGGTATGTTTTCACCTGCGTTCATTTGTATGTCGGtgggtttgtcagcaggataaaacaaaaactactgaaccaCACTTTTGGTGTGGATGTTGATAAATGGACAGATCCAGGCATTTTTCCCACCatctttaacattgtgaaagaaggataaacagttgttttatgtactgttttaatctgaatctgacatttttcatctgaTGGGTTACATTAAGGAGGAATTAAATTTTCTACTCAGAAAACTACcacttttttattgtttcttatgAAAGTAGTGTTCATCCTTTCAGCGAGAAAGAGtggacatttttgcattttcacatcTTAATTCAGCAGGCAGCAAACGGTCAATATGGGTAGGACgttgtttttgcaaaaaattTGAATTTCATATAATTTTGTACTAAGCAGAACTGACAGGTTTTTATCTTGTGTGGAAGTGGAAGTTGTTGTGgttaaatatatgttttttcctaaaatgattcaaatgtcattttagGTCATCAAGATATTGGAAGAGTGTTTTGGCTGTTCCCTGAACTCTGTGGGATATAAGGTGCTGCCATCTTATTTGCGAATCATTCAAGGAGATGGCATTGACCTCAGCTCAGTGGAAGAGGTAAGAGAAAGTTTGGTTGTTGAACTAGTCCGAATGTATCTTTAATCTtcattacacattttatttgggACAtgattgtctgttttgttttgtttttttgttttttttactgtcacagattcagtttttcttttatgaaCATTACTTCCACTAACATGATATCAACATTCTACACATAGGGGCTTAAAATTTTTGTAGCATGGTCCTGTTTGTGTAGTTTTGACTGTAATTCGTCTTGGTCGTGATGCCATTTTACCCAATGATTCACTGTTGAGATTTGGCAATGCTATGACTGAATTCTCTAGGCCAtttacaatgaaatgaaaacaagctcTTTTGGACTGTAAACTGTGGACTTGTAAAACCATTCTGgtctgttaaagctgcagtctagAGGGcgccagataaccaagacggagcattcaaaataaaaacatgagccatgattgttctctttctgaccaatacaacaAAATTACATTGACGAGTGCCACGTGCAACCCTAGTTACAAACAATACTCCTCATATTGCATTAGACAGAGTTACCAGCAAATCATTACCAACTGACGTTATTTCTCTATACCACTTCAGAGTGTACTGAACACATACTAACattataactgcccggtcacaaaagtaaaatgaaagGAAGAGAGATATTGAAGAAAAGCTGTCTTGTGTTTTAACTTGGTACAATTGTTGGAGCGATGTTGGTATCATTATGTacttattatatatttatatttgaagtattttttgtatttgattgtCTTTTGAATCTTGAATTATGTATAATCTCcctgataaaaaataaacttaaaacaAGAACTTCATAGATAAAATCAACTTCTGTGGAACTGAAAGGAATCATGGCCTATTTATCTGCATGGCTATGGAAACAATAACTGGGTTGCATTTGCTTTTAAATCCATTGttctatcctttttttttgataacatGCTTATCCTGCCAGCTAACACTGAAGAGATCTTATCAGGGGATAACACATGTAACTCAGGGCTAACCCTGCTCCAGAGCAGGACCCGTAGGCCCACTGCTAAGGAGTAGTCGTAGTGCAGTGTGAAAAAAGATCTTTCAACTTCCTTGGCCAGATGCATAGGGAGCTGTTAGCCCCAGCCTAAGAAAGAATTAACACTGGCACAATTCTAGCACATTCCAAAGTGGGATAACAAGATAACAAGGGCTTGCTGGCCTTGCTCTGGAGCAGGATTAGTCCCAAATTTGTGGAGTTATCCCCTGAAAATAAACCTTAACACAGGgctaaaatgtgcttttgtgaATGAGTCTGAAGTAAACAGAGTGGTAACACATCATTCTGGAATGTTAACATTAGTCACATGTTGCAGCGGACATTGAAGCAGGGCTAGTAGAAATGAAGTATGAATCCTAAAGCCCTGTGCTTACATTAACCCTGGGTTAACAATATGTGATTAAAAGCGGCTAAGTGGCTAAAGGGCCAAGGGTCCCATGGCTAAAGATGTGCAGGATGAAAAGCCCCTATTAAACAGTAGCCTACATTGATGATAGAATCATGATGTGCACGCAATAAGAATGTGGTGTTGAGACGCGCAGATAGTtgagaagcctcttggatgagaggtgaaacatcttcaagacaCTTAAACATGTCCGGTTGCCTacgatatagcacttagaaacattaaatgttattatttcagtgaaatgtcCTGAAATGAATGTATACCAAAGATATCTATTTATTTGGCTTGTAAAAAAATATAGTTAGCCGTTGCGTCAAGAAGTTAATTTCGGACACTGCTCACAGTGACAAGGACAAGCCTCTGAATGTGTAAGCTATGCCACACCGCCTCATTTCTCATTAAAGCCACGTTAAAATGATTTTCGTGTAACTTACCCCTGTTctctttgtatgtgtttgtcattGTCAAGACAATTGTATTGGTTTTGTGTACATTATAACAGCTTCCACCTTAAAAAACCATTTCACtataattttgttattttttccaaaatgcagccattttatgtttctttccgACCTTGCACTGCCAGCACTTGAACTcttccacacatgcacaaagcTTAAGGTGACAGGAAGCAAAGCCTCGTGCTCTGCTTTAACATGCAATACATCATGTTGATGTCTGTTATATTGTGTTTGAAGCCTTCTTTCTATGTTTGTTGTAGATTCTTGAGAAGCTGACTGACGAAGGCTGGAGTGCTGAGAATGTGTTCTTTGGTTGTGGCAGCGCTTTGCTTCAGAAACTCAACAGAGATACACTCAGCTGTGCCTTCAAGTGCAGCTACGTCGAGACGAATGGCAAGGGGGTAAGTGGAAGAGTTCTGGTCTGATTTGGATGCTGCAACAGATTTGCTTGAAGGGATTTTCAAATTTAATCTACTGACAATAGTGATTATCAACAGATTATTGTTACTAAATGTGACATGCCTGgtgaaataataaacaaaatctgTTCATTAACAAAATTAAGGCAGCAACATGGACTTTTTTATGgatttaatcatcatttctgaACAGGAAGAATGGAAGCAAAACCAGTTGTAGTGTTTTATAAGGGCATGTGATTGCTTTGAGACAGATTTGAAAACATGTGACCATTTCCTTTAACTGTCACTCAGCTAACATTGTTCTTTTAGCAGAGTAGTAGAATTGACTGTTTGGTGCAGTTTTGTTGAACAAGAATAGTTATCATCCAGCTTAAGGTGCCCCTTTAGAGCTTCCTTTAGACTTTGCAGAGCTACATAGGGGTTCAACTTTGACCTTTTGCTTATGTATTCCTCCAGATGGACGTGTACAAGCAGCCAGTAACCGACCCATCCAAGATGTCAAAGAGGGGTCGATTATCACTGAGGAGAAACTCTAATGGCTTCTTAGAGACCATAGAGAGAGGGGCAGGCAAGCCTGAGGAGGTCAGGCAGCATGTCATTGTTAATTCTCACTGATATTAACTTTGAATTGTTACTGTTTTAGAACACGTACTACATATTTTGTAAAATTTATTTCAGAGGTAAAACATGAGGTTTCAAAAAGGGAAGACGGGTTCCTTAAGAGCCCAGAATAATTTGCTATTTTTTACATTCATGGGTCAAACTGTTGACTAACATGTTATTGATGTGGTTTTATGAAATTACACCAAACAGAATGCCTGCACAACTAAAAGTCATGCtctaaaaaaacagatacatgtTTGACAACAATACATGcattagtaataataatagcaCTGATGTTTTGTGCCATCACTCTCTTCTTCTACACTGTCCGTCATACAATATTGAGCAGAGTCGCTCCAAGTGCtattgtgtttaaaatgtgtgatttaaacaAGAATGTccatacagtatacagtacaacAGGTCATCTTGTCTATGATGTTGTGATTTTATTGGGGAGCTCATCAATGAAAAATCAACTTTGTCTCTCACAAATACAGTACAACAATCTGATACaagtcagagtcagagtgtCCTGCCCTCCACCTACAATAACTGGTTGCTTTTGAACAAAAAGGAATATCACAgccctctttctctgtttttctttggtcatgcaagaaaattttaaaaagtcattctACTGCAAATACAGCCTGGTTTATATAGGGAGCCATCTTTCGTCATTGAATACCATCCTCCTGATAATTTATCggtttgtgttctgtgttcttcagGACCTGCTGGTGACTGTCTTTGAGAACGGCAGCCTGGTGAAGGACTACTCCCTGGAGGAGATCAGGAAGAATGCTCGGCTGAGGGACGAGGAGGTGAACCCCACCCTGCACAACCCTGAGCAGGAGCTGCTGCGCAATAACATTATCAATGGCATTCATTAGATTAACTACAAAGCCTCTCAGATTGCATATACTTTAACAGGCGCACTGGAATGTAGACTGTGGTGTGTTCAAAAGACACCCATCCAAGTATAAACTAAACATTTTGAATGGGAGCGAAAAGCTATTTATTAAAGCAGTCACCACAAGCTTTATCACCCACACATTATTTTCaggaaagtctttttttttcttttttttttcactttctcttctgGCCATATTCTCAGCCAGAATACAGTGCACTGTGTGGCCAGACAGATAATTACACTGCTCTCCCATGATCACAACCAGAACTGGAGCTCAGGGTCAAAAATGATAAGTTGAGTGGAAAGTTAAAAAGATTAAGGTACACCTCCTGAATCTGGGGATGCTACTGAATACTTGAACACAGATTGATGTAcatcttaaaacacatttctcacagTTGATATGCAGTAGCTGAGAATTTTTTAGACATATCATTTCCTAACTTCTGAACAGAATGAGCTTCAATTAGATaactgtttcattgtgttcataTTAGAGGAGAAAAGCCAGCTTTTGAACCAAAATACACTAACAAATAGTCtaacattattatcattattgattatttaaataGTACCACATATCAGGTATGAGTTGCACAgttgatataaaatatttaattaaagtttTGTGTCAAACTCATATCAGTAGAACAATGTACTTCCCCAGCCCTACTTTATGCCATTTAGTTTGGTTTGTGTTcagaaaaaattaaatagtCACAGTATGTAAATGAAGACATCACAACACTGATCATTAGCAACAAACAAAAGTAGCAGAGTGTGCATCATTGTCACAGTTAGCAAACTCAGTCAATGAAGCCACCTGTTTCTGATTCATAATTTCTGATGCCACTCTATGGAAACCCAGTGTTCACTAATGTTATGAAATATGACAGTGTTGTCGTCAACAGTCACTGTTCCTCAACGTTTTAGCCAACCATACAGTAGCTCCAGCTAACAGGTGCTAACTGGCTAAATAGAGTAGTAGTTGTCAAGTTTGCTTGCATAAGATACAGGATGCATGTAATTGGCTAAAAGATGAAGGTGGTGCCAACACCGCTGTCATGAATCCAAGCATTATTAAACCAAAAGTAAGATACAGTGAAAATGTCATTGGGAAATAACCTGATGTGCTGGATCATGCTTTACACGGACATTCTGCTCCACTCTCTCACATCGTAATAAATAACAGTAAGTAAAATTCAACATTTGTCATGGATTGTAATGAGAATGGATGCCTGTAGGCTGTGCCAAAAAAGTTGGGACAGGGGCAAGTTTACCACTGTGTTCCatcaccttttcttttaacatacAATATTAAGCATTTGGGAGTGGGGGGCACTAATTGCTCAGTTCAAGACTGCAGGCAGGCCAGTCAAGTACCTGCACTCTTTTACTATGAAGCCACACTGTAACATGAGCAGAGTGTGGCTTGGCATTGTCTTGCTGGAATAAGCAAGGACATCCCTAAAAAAAAGACGATGGGATGGCAGCTTATGTTGCACCAAACCTTGCATTTACCTGTCAGCATTAAAGGTGCCTTCACTGATGTGACAGTGATCTATGCCAGCAATAACTGTGtttcaaatcaaaagaaaaccaTCAACTCAAACTGAATCACTATGTTAAGataattttatttcagtgctcacttttaaacaaaaaataggTATTTTGGTGTCCTTTGCTGTTTTATACAATATTGATTTTTGAGGTTGTCATTTGGTTTGTGCAGAGAAACTGTAGAGGATGGACTACACATTTAACTGCCTTACTTGATTTAATGTAGGCCTGTTACTGTGCATTGCTAAAATGAAACAGTATGTTGTAA contains:
- the nampt2 gene encoding nicotinamide phosphoribosyltransferase 2; translation: MTDFCRFLVFQITHHKQYPPDVSKIYSYFECRRKKGSQFNEVVFFGLQYLMKKYLTGQVVTEEKIQQAKLFYQMHFKQAVFDEESWRKVLEKHDGRLPIRIKAVPEGRIIPRGNVLFTVENTDPNFYWLTNYIETMLLQMWYPITVATISREFKKILAKHLKATSGSLEGLDLKLHDFGYRGVSSQESAALGGAAHLVNFCSTDTVAGLLMAQRYYGCPMAGFSIPAAEHSTIISWGRSREKEAFEQILDQFSSGPVSVVSDSYDIFNACKHIWGDKLKERVMERSQDSCLVIRPDSGDPAETLIEVIKILEECFGCSLNSVGYKVLPSYLRIIQGDGIDLSSVEEILEKLTDEGWSAENVFFGCGSALLQKLNRDTLSCAFKCSYVETNGKGMDVYKQPVTDPSKMSKRGRLSLRRNSNGFLETIERGAGKPEEDLLVTVFENGSLVKDYSLEEIRKNARLRDEEVNPTLHNPEQELLRNNIINGIH